One Micromonospora craniellae genomic region harbors:
- a CDS encoding monooxygenase: protein MSTAATVPELVTLHVWRIPRAAVGRALGRMALDPRRLRALPGVRFGKLLGTGTGTGFGPGDADLTRWAALTVWDSPAAAARFAGSRVERAWSGIARSEVRLDLRPLTSRGEWSGRQPFGEPTGGPVHGPVLALTRARLRPTRTLTFWRAVPPVAAALHTAPGLLARFGVGEAPLGWQGTVSVWREPADLVAFAYRHPEHRAAITRTPTERWYAEELFARFEVRDVVGDRTVLGWVGDADDPAKGERA, encoded by the coding sequence GTGAGTACCGCAGCGACCGTTCCCGAGCTGGTCACCCTGCACGTGTGGCGGATCCCCCGGGCCGCCGTGGGCCGGGCGCTGGGCCGGATGGCGCTCGACCCGCGCCGGCTGCGCGCGCTGCCCGGCGTACGGTTCGGCAAGCTGCTCGGCACCGGGACCGGCACCGGTTTCGGGCCGGGCGACGCCGACCTCACCCGCTGGGCCGCGCTGACGGTGTGGGACTCCCCCGCCGCAGCCGCCCGGTTCGCCGGCTCGCGGGTGGAGCGGGCCTGGTCCGGCATCGCCCGGTCCGAGGTCCGGCTCGACCTGCGCCCGCTGACCAGCCGGGGCGAGTGGTCCGGCCGGCAGCCGTTCGGCGAGCCCACCGGCGGGCCGGTGCACGGGCCGGTGCTGGCCCTGACCCGGGCCCGGCTGCGTCCGACACGGACGCTCACCTTCTGGCGGGCGGTCCCGCCGGTCGCCGCCGCCCTGCACACCGCACCCGGCCTGCTGGCCCGATTCGGCGTCGGTGAGGCGCCTCTGGGCTGGCAGGGCACGGTGAGCGTGTGGCGTGAACCGGCGGATCTGGTGGCGTTCGCGTACCGTCACCCGGAGCACCGGGCCGCGATCACCCGCACCCCGACCGAGCGGTGGTACGCGGAGGAACTCTTCGCGCGATTCGAGGTACGTGACGTGGTCGGTGACCGGACGGTACTGGGGTGGGTCGGCGACGCGGACGACCCGGCGAAGGGTGAACGGGCATGA
- a CDS encoding carotenoid biosynthesis protein, with product MLALLVLAQIGYPLTDGTTRARLTVATVVLGYLLSVGHALLSRGPRTAAALIATATGGGLAIEALGVATGFPFGSYDYSGQLGPKLAGVPLIIPLAWTWMAWPAWLVATRLTARIRVAAGRWRWPTRIALATVGLATWDLFLDPQMVAEGHWVWRDPTPALPGLPGIPISNYLGWLLFAVLMMTALRPLAGPAVDTTDTTDHPLYALYLWTYGSSVLAHAVFLDLPASALWGGAGMAIVAVPLAVSLLRHRAPA from the coding sequence ATGCTCGCCCTGCTGGTGCTGGCCCAGATCGGCTACCCGCTGACCGACGGGACGACCCGGGCCCGGCTGACCGTGGCCACCGTCGTGCTCGGCTACCTGCTCTCGGTCGGCCACGCGCTGCTGTCCCGTGGACCGCGCACGGCTGCGGCACTGATCGCCACGGCGACCGGGGGCGGGCTCGCCATCGAGGCGCTCGGCGTCGCCACCGGCTTCCCGTTCGGCAGCTACGACTACTCGGGGCAGCTCGGCCCGAAGCTGGCCGGCGTACCGCTGATCATCCCGCTGGCCTGGACCTGGATGGCCTGGCCGGCGTGGCTGGTGGCGACCCGGCTCACCGCGCGGATCAGGGTGGCGGCGGGCCGCTGGCGGTGGCCGACCCGGATCGCGCTGGCCACCGTCGGCCTGGCCACCTGGGACCTCTTCCTCGACCCGCAGATGGTGGCCGAGGGGCACTGGGTGTGGCGGGACCCGACCCCGGCGCTGCCCGGCCTGCCCGGCATCCCGATCAGCAACTACCTCGGCTGGCTGCTGTTCGCGGTGCTCATGATGACCGCGCTGCGCCCGCTCGCCGGACCGGCCGTGGACACCACCGACACCACCGACCATCCGCTGTACGCGCTCTACCTGTGGACGTACGGCTCCAGCGTGCTGGCCCACGCGGTCTTCCTCGACCTGCCCGCCTCGGCGCTGTGGGGCGGGGCGGGCATGGCGATCGTCGCGGTGCCGCTGGCGGTCAGCCTGCTGCGGCACCGCGCGCCGGCATGA
- a CDS encoding GNAT family N-acetyltransferase gives MRLVRWTPDDLLRRLDDVVAVYGEAMGYRADLLEARRGYIATHVRRPGFRAVASLTSEGHLAGFGYGYVGGPGQWWHDQVWRALDQDRRKRWLTDCFEVVELHVRPPAQGHGLGAGQLRALLTMAEGATTLLSTPEADESTSRAWRLYRRFGFVDVLRDFRFPGDERPFGVLGRDLPLPAPTPPARPGQP, from the coding sequence ATGAGGTTGGTGCGGTGGACACCGGACGATCTCCTCCGGCGGCTGGACGACGTGGTCGCCGTCTACGGCGAGGCGATGGGATACCGCGCCGACCTGCTGGAGGCCCGCCGTGGCTACATCGCCACCCACGTACGCCGGCCCGGTTTCCGCGCCGTGGCCAGCCTGACCAGCGAGGGTCACCTGGCCGGCTTCGGCTACGGCTACGTCGGCGGGCCCGGCCAGTGGTGGCACGACCAGGTCTGGCGGGCGTTGGACCAGGACCGCCGGAAACGCTGGCTGACCGACTGCTTCGAGGTGGTCGAACTGCACGTCCGGCCACCGGCGCAGGGGCACGGCCTGGGCGCCGGTCAACTGCGTGCCCTGCTCACCATGGCCGAGGGCGCCACCACGCTGCTGTCCACCCCGGAGGCCGACGAGAGCACCTCGCGTGCCTGGCGGCTGTACCGCCGGTTCGGCTTCGTCGACGTGCTGCGCGACTTCCGGTTCCCTGGCGACGAGCGCCCGTTCGGCGTACTCGGTCGGGATCTTCCTCTGCCGGCGCCGACGCCGCCGGCCCGTCCGGGACAGCCGTGA
- a CDS encoding Y-family DNA polymerase, whose translation MSTPTRTLLLWCPDWPVLAAEIVDGVPATGPVAVLHANRVVACSEQARAEGVRRGLRRREAQGRCPGLTVVDHDPGRDARAFEPVVAAVEEVAVGIEVVRPGACALAARGPVRYLGGEEAAAERIVEHVAQSCAVESQVGIADGVFAAGLAAREGRIVPPGGTPEFLAVQPVEALGRPALADLLRRLGVRTLGDFAALAAGDVLARFGFDGALAHRLATGGDERPLAVRRPPVDLTVTADLDEPIERVDVAAFAARTLAERLHERLAEYGLACTRLGIEAVTAHGQELHRVWRHDGLLSAAAIADRVRWQLDGWLSGGGRRGGDRPPRPTAGIVRLRLVPDGVLAQAGLQPGLWGGTGAERERAHRALSRVQGLLGPEAVVTAVLGGGRSPADQTRLAPWGDERLPARPGAALSPGEPAERHGGTSWPTGTGGAATPVPVGADRGTQRARSGPAVPSWPGRLPPPSPAVVLPTPLAVSVLDATGAPVVVSARLTVSAPPAQLIITVPGAHVTRNGAPAGTTGRGGAWDGITGRAGVPVEIVGWAGPWPVDERWWAPAEACRRARFQVRLADGSALLLAVEAGRWLLEAVYD comes from the coding sequence ATGAGCACGCCGACTCGGACGTTGCTGCTCTGGTGCCCGGACTGGCCGGTGCTCGCCGCCGAGATCGTCGACGGGGTGCCCGCCACCGGGCCGGTCGCGGTGCTGCACGCCAACCGGGTGGTCGCCTGCTCCGAACAGGCCCGGGCCGAGGGGGTCCGCCGGGGACTGCGCCGGCGGGAGGCGCAGGGGCGCTGCCCGGGACTCACCGTCGTCGACCACGATCCCGGTCGGGACGCCCGGGCGTTCGAGCCGGTGGTGGCTGCGGTCGAGGAGGTGGCGGTCGGGATCGAGGTGGTCCGCCCCGGTGCCTGCGCGCTGGCTGCCCGGGGGCCGGTCCGGTACCTCGGCGGTGAGGAGGCGGCCGCCGAACGGATCGTCGAGCACGTCGCCCAGAGCTGCGCGGTGGAGAGCCAGGTCGGCATCGCCGACGGGGTGTTCGCCGCCGGGCTGGCCGCTCGGGAGGGGCGGATCGTGCCGCCCGGTGGGACGCCGGAGTTCCTGGCCGTCCAGCCGGTCGAGGCACTCGGGCGGCCCGCCCTGGCCGACCTGCTGCGCCGGCTCGGAGTGCGTACGCTCGGCGACTTCGCCGCGCTGGCCGCCGGTGACGTGCTGGCCCGGTTCGGATTCGACGGGGCGCTGGCCCACCGGTTGGCCACCGGCGGCGACGAACGGCCGCTGGCGGTCCGGCGACCGCCCGTGGACCTGACGGTCACCGCCGACCTGGACGAGCCGATCGAGCGCGTCGACGTGGCGGCGTTCGCGGCCCGGACGCTGGCCGAGCGGCTGCACGAACGGCTCGCCGAGTACGGGCTGGCCTGTACCCGGCTCGGCATTGAGGCGGTGACCGCGCACGGCCAGGAACTGCACCGGGTCTGGCGGCACGACGGGCTGCTCAGCGCGGCGGCGATCGCCGACCGGGTCCGCTGGCAACTGGATGGCTGGCTCTCCGGTGGTGGCCGGCGGGGCGGCGATCGCCCACCCCGTCCCACCGCGGGGATCGTCCGGCTGCGGCTGGTGCCGGACGGGGTGCTGGCCCAGGCGGGCCTGCAACCGGGGCTGTGGGGCGGGACCGGTGCGGAACGCGAGCGGGCACACCGGGCGCTGAGTCGGGTGCAGGGCCTGCTCGGCCCGGAGGCGGTGGTCACCGCCGTACTCGGTGGGGGCCGGTCGCCGGCCGACCAGACACGGCTGGCGCCCTGGGGTGACGAGCGGTTGCCGGCCCGTCCCGGCGCCGCGCTGTCGCCGGGCGAGCCCGCCGAACGCCACGGCGGCACGTCGTGGCCGACCGGAACCGGCGGGGCCGCGACACCTGTCCCGGTCGGTGCCGACCGTGGCACGCAGCGCGCCCGTTCCGGGCCGGCCGTACCGTCCTGGCCGGGACGGCTGCCGCCGCCTTCGCCGGCCGTGGTGCTGCCCACCCCGCTCGCCGTGAGCGTGCTGGACGCCACCGGTGCACCGGTCGTGGTGAGCGCGCGATTGACGGTGAGCGCCCCACCGGCCCAGTTGATCATCACGGTGCCCGGCGCCCATGTCACCAGGAACGGCGCACCGGCCGGGACTACCGGCAGGGGCGGTGCGTGGGACGGGATCACTGGCAGGGCTGGGGTACCGGTCGAGATCGTCGGGTGGGCCGGCCCGTGGCCGGTCGACGAGCGGTGGTGGGCCCCGGCCGAGGCGTGCCGGCGGGCGCGTTTCCAGGTCCGACTGGCCGACGGCAGCGCCCTGCTCCTCGCCGTCGAAGCCGGCCGGTGGCTCCTGGAGGCGGTCTATGACTGA
- a CDS encoding YbaK/EbsC family protein, with product MQSHPNVQAVQDALDGPYTRNGSGKRALVRLLPDAVHTAAAAAEALGVDVGAYDEIWAAGGVPQAVFPTTYAELLRVTRGTPTDVA from the coding sequence ATGCAGTCACACCCGAACGTCCAGGCGGTGCAGGACGCGCTCGACGGCCCGTACACCCGTAACGGCTCCGGCAAGCGGGCCCTGGTCCGCCTGCTGCCCGACGCGGTGCACACCGCGGCGGCCGCCGCTGAGGCGCTCGGGGTCGACGTGGGCGCGTACGACGAGATCTGGGCCGCCGGTGGCGTGCCGCAGGCGGTCTTCCCCACCACGTACGCCGAACTGCTGCGGGTCACCCGCGGGACTCCGACCGACGTGGCGTGA
- a CDS encoding SAV_6107 family HEPN domain-containing protein, with translation MPTSPAQAPTVPAHVLPHRTPAQLLTVARQSLAEAARTGPDGLRYAAAHLAALRAAAAVLAARARPAPTRRNRITSVWVLLAVVAPELDEWAAYFALGAGKRAAAEAGIPRVVTAREADDLLRAAEEFVTVVEAALGLAHQPAIDGLVA, from the coding sequence ATGCCGACCAGTCCGGCCCAGGCGCCGACGGTGCCCGCGCACGTGCTGCCGCACCGCACTCCCGCCCAACTGCTCACGGTGGCCCGGCAGAGCCTCGCCGAGGCCGCCCGGACCGGCCCCGACGGCCTCCGGTACGCCGCCGCCCACCTCGCGGCGCTGCGCGCCGCCGCCGCGGTGCTCGCCGCCCGCGCCCGCCCCGCACCCACCCGACGCAACCGGATCACCAGCGTCTGGGTTCTGCTCGCCGTCGTCGCCCCCGAACTCGACGAGTGGGCCGCCTACTTCGCCCTCGGCGCCGGCAAGCGCGCCGCCGCCGAGGCCGGCATCCCCCGGGTGGTCACCGCCCGGGAGGCCGACGACCTGCTCCGCGCCGCCGAGGAGTTCGTGACGGTGGTGGAGGCCGCGCTCGGCCTGGCACATCAGCCGGCGATCGACGGTCTCGTCGCCTGA